One Thermodesulfobacteriota bacterium DNA window includes the following coding sequences:
- the lolA gene encoding outer membrane lipoprotein chaperone LolA, with amino-acid sequence MKKIILVILGLLFTSSAGYSGQTESIDVVVDRIQKKYEEIEDFHADFTQEATVKALNTVQKSDGEVWFKKPGKMRWNYYEPYKDQIVSDGRTLWFYNEEEKQVIESPLTQVSETETTSTLLSGLGKIKELYRTSFSESGEFESDGSYLIDLRPKEEGEDYNKVTLAINKSTMMVNTLYLYDPFGNLTKVLLKNIEIDKGVSDSLFNFTAPSGVEVIKPPTSTAGQ; translated from the coding sequence TTGAAAAAGATCATTTTAGTCATTTTGGGGTTATTATTTACGTCGAGCGCCGGGTATTCCGGTCAGACGGAAAGTATCGATGTCGTGGTCGACAGGATACAGAAGAAGTACGAGGAGATAGAGGATTTTCATGCGGATTTCACTCAGGAGGCAACGGTGAAGGCACTCAACACCGTGCAGAAATCGGACGGCGAAGTCTGGTTCAAGAAGCCGGGCAAGATGAGGTGGAATTACTATGAGCCTTACAAGGACCAGATAGTGTCCGACGGGCGTACTCTCTGGTTCTATAACGAAGAGGAAAAGCAGGTGATAGAATCCCCGTTAACTCAGGTCTCGGAAACAGAAACCACCTCGACCCTCCTTTCAGGGCTCGGGAAAATAAAGGAGCTCTACAGAACAAGCTTCTCCGAATCGGGTGAATTCGAGTCGGACGGGAGCTACCTTATAGACCTCAGGCCGAAGGAGGAAGGGGAAGATTACAACAAGGTAACCCTGGCCATAAATAAGAGCACCATGATGGTGAATACGCTCTATCTCTACGATCCTTTCGGGAATCTGACCAAGGTTTTATTGAAGAATATTGAGATCGATAAAGGGGTTTCGGATTCCTTGTTCAATTTCACGGCGCCGAGCGGCGTCGAGGTAATAAAACCTCCGACGTCAACCGCCGGCCAGTAA
- the nuoD gene encoding NADH dehydrogenase (quinone) subunit D, whose translation MERVEFISTDTDYNPDTGIRTETMMLNMGPQHPSTHGVLRVVLYLDGETVVKAVPYIGYLHRGIEKLCEHITYQQCLPYTDRMDYLASICNNIGFILAVEKLLGIQDAIPERAKTAEVILFELGRIESHLVGIGTNALDLGAMSAFLYCFKERERIYDILETVCGARLTTSYPRVGGLPLDLPEDFEEKVRNFLKVFPGTLDEVDKLLTRNRIWIERTKGVATISAGDAIDLGLTGPALRGSGVPYDVRKAMPYLGYENYDFEIPVANEGDAYSRFLCRMEEMRQSLRIIEQGINNLPDGPYAADLPDVVLPEKQLTYTRMESLIRHFVLVYEGFKPPVGEVQHAVENPKGELSYYLVSDGTGKPYRMRVRGPSFVNMQALPQMVQGRLLADVIAAIGSLDIVLGEIDR comes from the coding sequence ATGGAAAGAGTGGAATTCATCAGTACCGATACCGACTATAACCCCGACACCGGCATCAGGACCGAAACCATGATGCTCAATATGGGGCCCCAGCACCCGTCAACACATGGGGTGCTGCGCGTGGTGCTTTACCTCGACGGCGAGACGGTGGTGAAGGCGGTCCCGTACATCGGCTATCTGCACAGGGGCATCGAGAAGCTCTGCGAGCACATTACTTATCAGCAATGCCTGCCGTACACGGACAGGATGGATTACCTCGCCTCCATCTGCAACAACATAGGCTTTATACTCGCGGTCGAAAAATTGCTCGGGATCCAGGACGCGATCCCGGAGAGAGCTAAGACGGCGGAAGTAATACTCTTCGAGCTCGGCAGGATCGAGTCGCACCTGGTCGGAATAGGTACGAACGCGCTCGACCTGGGGGCGATGAGCGCATTTCTTTACTGCTTCAAGGAGAGGGAAAGGATATACGACATACTGGAGACCGTATGCGGCGCGAGGCTCACTACGTCGTATCCCAGAGTAGGCGGGCTCCCGCTCGACCTCCCGGAGGATTTCGAGGAAAAGGTCAGGAACTTTTTGAAGGTCTTTCCGGGCACGCTCGATGAAGTGGACAAGCTCCTCACAAGGAACCGCATATGGATCGAGAGGACGAAAGGTGTCGCCACGATAAGCGCCGGGGACGCGATAGATCTGGGTCTCACGGGCCCTGCCCTCCGGGGAAGCGGGGTTCCCTATGACGTGAGAAAGGCCATGCCTTATCTCGGTTACGAGAACTACGATTTCGAGATACCCGTAGCGAACGAAGGGGACGCGTATTCGAGGTTTCTCTGCAGGATGGAGGAGATGCGCCAGAGCCTGAGGATAATCGAGCAGGGCATAAACAACCTGCCGGACGGCCCTTACGCGGCTGACCTGCCAGACGTAGTGTTGCCCGAAAAGCAGCTCACGTACACGAGAATGGAATCCCTCATAAGGCACTTCGTTCTGGTCTATGAGGGCTTCAAGCCCCCCGTGGGAGAGGTCCAGCATGCTGTGGAAAACCCGAAGGGCGAGCTCTCTTATTACCTCGTGAGCGACGGAACGGGGAAGCCCTACAGGATGCGCGTGAGAGGGCCTTCTTTCGTAAACATGCAGGCGCTTCCGCAAATGGTCCAGGGGAGACTTCTCGCGGACGTCATCGCCGCCATCGGAAGCCTCGATATAGTGCTCGGAGAGATAGACCGGTAG